One stretch of Epinephelus lanceolatus isolate andai-2023 chromosome 15, ASM4190304v1, whole genome shotgun sequence DNA includes these proteins:
- the LOC144466940 gene encoding interferon-inducible GTPase 5-like, which produces MESGQWTEDIKKALENNDQALAVKRVQEYLDKENNTPINIAVTGESGSGKSTFVNAFRGINNEDEGAAPTGCVETTTEVTPYLHPNYPNVKLWDLPGIGTPNFSADNYLELVGFERFDFFIIISATRFRENDVKLAQEIQGMKKKFYFVRSKIDSDLRNEEISQRDFNAERTLQQIRDNCIQGLQRQGVESPQVFLVSSFHLHLYDFTLLGDTFEGELPAHKKHALLLAMPNISQDVIDKKKKAFQSKIKYYATLSAGVAAAPVPGLSAAVDVGVLVSVVTQYVNGFGLDKPSLQRLADSTHVPYDELIAIIVSPLAAVKITPGLVLKVLLGCAGTAALMAAEEGSRFIPILGILAAMSLSFTFTYRALSYFLDTLAEDAQRVFKKALGLDTSV; this is translated from the exons ATGGAGAGTGGACAATGGACTGAAGACATTAAAAAAGCACTAGAAAATAATGATCAGGCCTTAGCTGTAAAAAGGGTCCAGGAGTATTTGGACAAGGAGAATAATACTCCAATAAATATTGCAGTCACAGGAGAGTCTGGCTCTGGTAAATCCACCTTCGTTAATGCCTTCAGAGGCATAAATAACGAGGATGAGGGAGCTGCTCCTACTGGTTGTGTAGAAACCACCACAGAGGTTACACCATACCTCCATCCCAACTATCCCAATGTTAAACTATGGGATCTTCCTGGTATTGGCACTCCCAACTTTTCAGCTGACAACTACCTGGAGCTTGTTGGATTTGAAAGGTTTgacttcttcatcatcatctcagcCACTCGCTTCAGAGAAAATGATGTGAAGCTCGCTCAGGAGATTCAGGGGATGAAGAAAAAGTTCTACTTTGTTCGCTCAAAGATTGACAGTGACTTAAGAAATGAGGAAATAAGTCAGAGAGACTTCAACGCAGAAAGGACTCTTCAACAAATAAGGGACAACTGCATTCAGG GTCTTCAAAGACAAGGCGTTGAGTCTCCTCAAGTCTTCCTGGTGTCCAGCTTTCATCTCCACCTGTATGACTTCACTCTCTTAGGGGACACCTTTGAGGGAGAACTTCCTGCACACAAGAAGCATGCTCTGCTGCTGGCCATGCCTAATATCAGCCAGGACGTCATCGACAAGAAGAAAAAGGCTTTCCAGTCCAAAATAAAATACTATGCTACGCTTAGTGCAGGTGTAGCAGCTGCACCAGTTCCTGGGCTTTCTGCTGCAGTTGATGTGGGTGTGTTGGTTTCTGTTGTTACACAGTATGTAAATGGGTTTGGGCTTGATAAACCATCACTGCAGAGACTCGCTGACAGTACACATGTGCCATATGATGAACTGATTGCCATCATAGTTTCACCGCTGGCTGCAGTTAAAATAACCCCTGGTCTTGTGTTGAAGGTGCTTCTTGGATGTGCAGGCACAGCTGCATTAATGGCAGCAGAGGAAGGGTCCAGATTTATTCCAATACTTGGAATCCTTGCAGCAATGAGTCTCTCTTTTACCTTCACCTACAGAGCTCTCAGTTATTTCCTCGACACACTTGCTGAGGATGCACAGAGGGTGTTTAAAAAGGCACTGGGTTTGGACACCTCAGTGTGA